The following coding sequences lie in one Pungitius pungitius chromosome 18, fPunPun2.1, whole genome shotgun sequence genomic window:
- the LOC119226770 gene encoding proteinase-activated receptor 3, which translates to MWKRLIFLLVVLLCVRGSDLGTGEKKSRGAVVLPRTFQGELNTIHQPRFFSSELNGTGAPAPPQSPPELWLLSNGTAEYLRGRLSTRVIPTVYLLLAAAGIPANVALLSSLASKVRRASSAILYCSLATSDLLLLLSLFLKAHYHFHGNHWGLGEAACRVVTACFYGNLYCSAQTLACIAVNRYLAVVHPFTYKGLPKRALAAWVSVAVWGVFGAAAAVPELLVQQSYRLPEVGRVTCHDVLPLRQRSHGFLLYYNLFLAAVGLLAPLLVTAACYARIVCELKRSHHDWSVYVRASSLVFLIFALCFAPAGVLHLLHHLQLSVHGTEGLYVHFNVAACLCCLHACLDPLLFVLMSKSAGSSSRATIIVNQKSKMLLKTIYSERTLC; encoded by the exons ATGTGGAAGCGTCTCATATTCCTCCTGGTGGTTCTTCTCTGTGTGAGGGGCTCTGACCTGGGGACAG gggagaaaaaaagcagagggGCGGTCGTGTTGCCCAGAACGTTTCAAGGGGAACTGAACACGATCCATCAGCCCCGCTTCTTCTCCTCAGAGCTCAATGGGACTGGAGCCCCCGCTCCGCCCCAGTCCCCGCCGGAGCTGTGGTTGCTAAGCAACGGCACAGCCGAGTACCTCCGCGGCCGCCTGAGCACGCGGGTCATCCCCACCGTCTACCTGCTGCTCGCCGCCGCGGGGATCCCGGCCAACGTCGCCCTCCTGAGCTCGCTGGCCTCGAAGGTGCGGAGGGCGTCCTCCGCCATCCTCTACTGCAGCCTGGCCACGTccgacctgctcctcctcctctccctcttcctcaagGCCCACTACCACTTCCACGGGAACCACTGGGGGCTCGGGGAGGCCGCCTGTCGGGTGGTCACGGCCTGTTTCTACGGCAACCTCTACTGCTCCGCCCAGACGCTGGCCTGCATCGCGGTCAACCGCTACCTGGCCGTGGTGCACCCGTTCACCTACAAGGGCCTCCCCAAGAGGGCCTTGGCGGCCTGGGTCAGCGTGGCCGTGTGGGGGGTGttcggcgccgccgccgccgtccccGAGCTGCTCGTCCAGCAGAGCTACCGGCTCCCCGAGGTGGGGCGCGTCACCTGCCACGACGTGCTGCCCCTGCGCCAGCGCTCCCACGGCTTCCTGCTCTACTACAACCTGTTCCTGGCCGCCGTCGGCCTGCtggcccccctgctggtcacggCGGCGTGCTACGCCCGCATCGTGTGCGAGCTCAAGCGGTCGCACCACGACTGGTCGGTGTACGTGAGGGCCAGCTCGCTGGTGTTCCTCATCTTCGCGCTGTGCTTCGCCCCCGCCGGCGTCCTGCACCTGCTGCACCACCTGCAGCTGTCTGTGCACGGGACGGAGGGCCTGTACGTGCACTTTAACGTGGCGGCGTGTCTGTGCTGCCTCCACGCCTGCCTGGACCcgctcctcttcgtcctcatgTCCAAGTCTGCAGGCTCGTCCAGCAGAGCtaccatcatagtgaaccaaaaatcaaaaatgctcttaaagactatatattctGAGCGCACTTTGTGTTAA